The genomic DNA TACAGCGGTCACGGCGACTATCTATTGAACGTCGACGCCAGCCAGTTTGGATTGCAAGAGGGACTGTTTTTTCGGCTGCGTGCCGAGCATCGTTTTGGCGAACAACTGAACCCAGAAAATACCGGCTCGGTCATGCCGCCGACGATCGCCAGTCATCTGCCTGCGGAGACCGAGAACCTCTACATCACCAACCTTGTGGTGACGCAAGCGCTGTCGGAAAACTTTGCCCTCTTCATGGGTAAGTTCGATACGCTCGATGGCGATCGCAACGACTTCGCCCACGGTCGCGGAGTCTCTCAGTTTTCGAACCTCGCGTTGGTCACCAACCCCGCCGCGATCGTCGCCTCCCCTTACTCCAGCTTGGGAGCTGGATTTGCGATCTTGCACGATCACGAACCATTGTTTGTGTTCACCGTGATGAATCCGACCGACACGACGCGAACCAGCGGTTTTGATGAGCTGTTTAACGATGGCGTGCTGCTTACCGCCGGACTACGGGTGCCAACGCACTTCTTTGGAAAACTTGGCCACCAATCGTTCACCGCCCTTTATTCGACCCAGCACTTCAGCGAACTGGTACCCGATCCACGTGCAAGCCTCTCTGGACCGGGCCAGGATGTCACGATCGATCTGACCAACGAACAAAACGGCACGTACGCCTTTCTTTATAACTTCGACCAGTACCTGTGCCGCGATCGCCAAGGACGCGGATTTGGCCTGTTCGGCCGCGTGGGCGTTGGAGACCAATCGGTGAACCCGATGCGGCTCTTCTTGAGCGCTGGTATCGGCGGTCACAACATGCTCTCGCGTAGCCGCCGCAACGATTCCTTTGGCGCTGGCTATTACTACCTCGACGCGACCAAGGACGAAGCGTTACTCGCGGATATCGCTCGCGATGCCGAGCCGCTTCGCGACGGGCAGGGCCTTGAACTGTACTACAACTTCAACATCTGCTCGTTCATGGACCTGACGTTCGACTACCAACTGATCGACTCGGTTGCAGACCTCAACGTCTTCGACGACCCGACATCGATCCTCGGTGCAAGGTTGAACATTCGGCTGTAGAGTCGAATCGATAAGAACGCCGCTGTCGCAGCACTGCGGCAGCATCGCCACGCCCAAAATGCGTCCACGCGAGGCCCAGCAAATTGCTTGGCCTCGCGTGTTGCGTTTTCATTGTGCGCCGTGTGGTGTAACGTGTTGCAGACGCCAAGCAACTACAGTGACCGTGTTGCTATCGATCCATCAAGCGAATCGCACCGTTGAACTCTGGATCGACAAACGATTGGAGGTTCTTCTCGTCGGAGAGGAAGTCGACCGAAAAAGGTTGGTCGGGAAGCGGCTGGTTTAGCGAAAACCAGTGGCAATCGATCGTCGTTGGTGCGTAGTTTGGTTCTACCTCACCAGTCAAATTTTCCGGACCGTGCGTTCGATAAAGGCGATTCTCGACAAGGACCGTTCTGGGAACGTCGTGTTCGTCGATCCGTTGCCACTGAAACCGAGCCCGCGCCTGAATCGATGGATACAACTTGTCACGCCAGAAGGCATGGTAAATCCGCTGGAACGAACGAACCGTTGTCGTTTCGGCATCAAATCGCCACTGCAATTCAGTGAATGGTTTATCCGAATAAGGAGTTACTTCGGGCGTTGCCAATTGCACCTCAACCCGATTCCCCTTGCCGATCACGTCTCCCGAATTCGCCGAGGCGAGCAACTTTAGCAAGATTTCATTCTCCGAGACCGATCCGCCGATCCCCAACTTGCGAAAATCGACATTACCTTCTCCAGGGAACGAAGACGACTTATCCGATTCCCGCATCCTCCTGCTCACTTTGCCACCGTCCAACTCATAACGCTGCCCATTCACATACAAGATCGCCAGGTATTGCGTCGTCAGCGGCACGTCGGCTGCCGGGTCCTTCGCCTCATAGGCCCGCTTTAAGTTCTGACTTTTTCTCGCAATCCACAAATAACGATTCCCCTCCGCATCAAACATCACTCGCTCGACAGACCTCTCTTCTAACAAGCGACCATCGGGAAACAGCATCATTGTCTCGCGCCGCGCTGCGGCGTCATATCTCGTGATGGCTTCCGCTCGATCGTTGATGCTTTCGATATAGCTTCGCGCATCAGCTATTTGTTGCAGGTCGGCCTGTCCCCAGCCGATCGTCGCTGGCAATACCAGCCAACACAAGATCCGTGGCACAAAAACCATCAGTCCTCCTGCAGTTCGCTTTCCACTTCTGAACATCGACACGGCTCTCAAACGAAAAGGACGGATGCAGATCGCCGGCGCATTATCAGCGAGGAAAACCGACGCGATTTTTTACGTAATAGACCTTCCCGTCGGTTTTGATCTGCCACTGGACGGAGTCGGCTTCCCCGACAAATCGCTCTGGCACAAAGGCTTCCACACGGTAAACGCCAGCTCCCAGTGGATGTGTCGCCACGTCGACCGGATAATCGCCGATATGCGCAGCGACGACCGCGGAAGCTAGGGTGGATGTTTTCGTTTCATCAGTCCGCTCGGACTCTGTTTTGGTCGGGTACAAGCGAACGAAAGCCGTCACGGCATACGACTTTTCGTCCGAGGCCGGCCTGGCGAACAGCAATCCGGGGCGGACCGTCACCGGGACGCGATACCTGACCAGACAGGTGATCATATCTTTGCGTTTCGAGACCGGATCCTCGATCGTTAGAGTGCCCGCTAGTTCCGCTTGATTGGGATCTTCGCGATCGACTTCGAATTGCAACCAATCACGATCCTGCCAATGGACTATCGCCCCGCGGGCGTTGCGAAAATCACCGGTCCCCGTAACTTGGACCTTTGCCGCATCGATCGGTTGGGTAATCGTGACAGGGATCCGTTCCACCATTTTGTTGTCGGAACCGTCGCGTGAGAACTGAACAGTCTTCGCATGGAACCGCAGCAGTTCGCTAACCCGGAAACGCAATCGCACTGTATCGCGAGCCGATCGCATGCCATCGCGCTGCAAGTAGATTGCGATGCTTTGATCGACTTCATGGCTGTTGTTGGGAATCGTCAAGGCAGCGCGAATCAAGAGTTCGCCCCCTACAGGAATTGAATTTCCCGTCGCCTCCGCCTTATTCAAACTGCCGTTCAGCTTCAACCGGTCAAACGGAACCACGTCGGACAATCGATTGACGACGCGGACCTCGACATCGACCTTCTTTCCCGCGGGCAACCAGCCCAGATCGGCTTCGGCCGTCGAATAGCCGCCGATGCCCGGAAGTAAGTCGGCATCGACCCGAATGGGATCGTTCCCGCAGGCGACTCCCATGAGAGATATCAGCCCGAGTAGAAAACCACTGCAACGCAAACGCCGGAGGGAGACCACTGCACCCTCCCGAGGCTAATGCGGGGCGACGACCGCCCCAACAAGAGGCACCTTATCATCCAGATTCCGCCGATGTCAAAGAGAAACGGCAACGGACCAGCAAATAATGGGGTTCGCGGCAATGTCGCCTCGCTGGCCATGCCGAAACGCTCCCGCAGGAAACCTTCCAAAACGCTCACTTCTGCAGCATGTGCGGACCGAAGTACCGCTCGATGAAGATCACCGAAGAGATCCGCGAGATGGCCAAAGGGAAGCAGTTGGTCGAACTGCCAACCAAATAATCGCCTGCAAGTCATCTCCTGCGAGAAAAACGCCGCCGACCTGGCGGGGATACTACCGGCTTCCCTGCCAACTGCGGAAACCTTGCCCCAGATGCTAATTTAATCGGGGTAAGGCGTTGATTTCGCGCATCGCTTTGGGGTAAAGAGGTTCCTTTGAGAAGGATTGGGATAGCGCGGCAACATCCCAGCACTCCTTTTGCCTCTCAAACCGCAAGGCGATTCCGTTGAAGAGCAACCTGATTAAACGCGGCTTCTTGAGCCTACTGGCGGCCCAATTTTTAGGTGCCATGAACGACAACGTCTTGAAGATGTTGTTGACGTTTATGGTCATCGACGGCGCCTGGGCGGGAATGCTCGGCGATGGCGGCCAGGGAATTGTCGGCATCTGCTTTACGATTCCCTTCATCCTTCTGTCGGGATACGGCGGCCAAATCGCCGATCGCTATTCGAAGCGTGAAGTCACGCTGTGGGTCAAGATCGCCGAGGTCCCGATCGCGCTGATCGCGATGGTCGGCTTCTATCTGGGCAACCTTTGGATCACGCTGCTGGCGTTGGTCGCGCTGACCTGCCAGAGTTCCTTTTTTGGGCCCGCCAAATATGGCATGATCCCCGAACTGGTCGACGATACCGACCTCAGCCGCGCCAACGGCACGATCAACATGATGACCAACGTCGCCGTGATCGTCGGTACGCTGCTGGGCGGCGTTGTGGCCGATCGCTACAGCCCACAAGATGCCTCACTGACGCCGATCCAGTGGCTGCCCGGAGCGGCTCTGCTGGCGATCGCGATCGTGGGGCTGATCTCTGCGATCTTCATGCCACGACTGGAACCGGGGGACCGATCGATGAAGTTCGACTGGAACCCTTTCTCCACCTACCTCGGTTCGATCCAAGAGATGGCGCAGTCGCGTTTCCTGATGGTGATGTTGGCCTGGGGCTACTTCTATCTGCTGGCCGGACTGGCGCTGTTGATCCTGCCCGAATACACGGTGGTGCTGGGGATCGATCGGACCGAAGCGAGCGTTCTGCTGGGCGTGATGGGAGTGGCAATCGGCGTCGGATGCGCTGTTGCCGGATTGATCTCCGGCCACCAGATCAATCCAAAACTGGTCCCGGTCGGCGCCGCCGGCCTGGTCTTCTTCTTCCTGCTGCTGGCCTTCGTGACGCCAACGCTTCCCGACATGGGACCGATGGTCCGCGTCGCGCTCAGCAACACCGCGGGCTTTGTTTTTGGAGCCGGCTTCTTTGCCGGTTTCTACATCATCCCGCTGCAGTCACTGTTGCAGAAACTCAGCCCCGACAATGAGCGTGGTCGCTTCCTGGGAACCGCCAACGCCCTGTCGTTCACTTTCCTGACCATTGCGTCGTTGATGTATTGGGCGATCCGGCCGCTGTTCGGCGACCAGCCGCAACGAATCTTTGCTGTCTGCGCTGCGATGATGGCTGCCGGGGCCGCCTTCTTCCTGTGGCGTCTGCGCGGCACCGGGATCCTGATCGGCAGCAAACCGACCGACGTCGAATCGCCCACCGCAGCGGAGGCTGTCGAATAATGCGGGCCTTGCTGGATCCATAAGAATACTGAGCAAATCGCCTATTCTGCACTCTGATCGCGGTGCGCAGTCAAACTCAGTTCCAGCCCTCCTTTCATCTGGCAGAGGGGGTGGTTGAGCAATGTCGCTCGGTCTGCCGCGGCTGCGGCAAATTTCTTGGGGAGATGTTACAGAACCGTTACAGCGATGTCTCTTTGCCAAAACAGTCGCCTGCGGACAGATCTTTAAGATTTGGGCATCGGAAACGAGTTTAAATCCAAATAGGAAGCAAATCCCATGGCCACCGTAGTCGACGACGCCTTTGACCTAGCCGAACAGACTGGCATCGATGCCAGCGAAGTCGCAAAAAGCAAGAAGCAGAAGGCCCCCAACCTGGCGCGTGAAGAGCGGACGATCGTCAATACGTATTCGATCATCTGGCTGGTCGCGGCTCATATCGGTGCGATCTTTGCCATCTGGACCTTCTCATGGCCCGCGTTGATCGCAACGGTCGCCCTCCACTGGATCACCGGCGGCCTAGGAATCTGCCTAGGCTACCACCGCTACCTGACCCACACAGGCTTCCAATCGCACCGCTGGGTCAAATACATGTTTGCCGTGATCGGCAGCTTGGCCGGCGAAGGTTCGCCTCTGGACTGGGTCGCCGACCATCGCAAGCATCACGCCGAGAGCGATCAGCCCGGCGATCCCCACTCGCCCAACGATGGGGCTTGGTGGAGTCACATGTTCTGGCTGGTCTACAGCACTCACAATGGCGACCGCGAAGCTTACTTCAAACGGTGGATTCCCGATCTCGCATCGGACCCCGGCATGCGGTTGATCGAAAAACTGTTCCTGCCACTGAACTTTGCCATGGGCGGAGCTTTGGCCATCGGCGGCTACCTTTACGGCGGCACCGAAATGGCGATCTCGATGGTCGTTTGGGGCATGTTCTTACGCCTGGTCTTCGTCTTGCATTCGACATGGTTGGTCAACTCGGCGAGCCACATGTGGGGCTACCGCAACTACGAAACAACCGACAAGAGTCGCAACAACTGGTGGGTCGCATTGGTCACCTATGGCGAAGGCTGGCACAACAACCACCACGCCTATCCGCGGATGGCCAAGCACGGTCACAAGTGGTGGGAGATCGACCTGACCTACATGGCGATCAAAGCGATGCAAAAAGTCGGCCTGATTTGGAAGGTCGTCGACTACCGTAACGTCGCCGAAAAGAATGCGAAGTTAGGACAGTAGTTCGACTCGCAGCGTCTTGAAAACGAAATGACCGCCGGTGGTTCGTGCAACGATCCGCTGGCGGTTTTCTTTGCGCCGGCCCATCCTAACAGACGAGTGCATTTCGATTTAGCGACTGCCGATCGATATTGCCCCAACGGGGTCAGCGGCGAAGCACAAACCGCCGCATGTAGGCGATGAATTGGCGGTCGAGTGTTTCGAGATCGCCGAACGTATCGCGGAACATCTGCACTCGTTCACGTGGGCCCAGCGAATCGAGGTAGTCGCCTTCGCTGAGCTGTTTCAGATAAGCAACGTACTGCTTCGGCTTTGTTTTGACCAGGAAATAGGTCAACGCCCAAGCTTCGGCATACGCAGACGCCGCCGTTGCCGTGTTCGTTAGCCGAGTATCGTCTTGCAGCAGCGTGATCAGAGAGTTCGCCGGCCGATTGGGCAGATATTGGGCGAAACGCAATCGGTTGACTTCGTTGATTCGGCCGATCTCACGCCAGCCATCGCCACGCTTCAGGTCGGGCGATTCAAAAAAGACGGCCATCCCTTCGCTGACCCAAAAGGGATTGTCGGCATACCGTTTCTGCAAGCCGCAATTGTAGGCCAGTTGGTGAGTGGCTTCGTGAACGATGGTGGCGATATTCCGGTCGACGAGGAATCCGCCGGCTCGCACCCCTGCGCCTTCGCCGATGTCGTACGTTGTGATCCGATTGGTCTTCAGGTTGTAGTATCCGATGATCGTTTCGGCGCCTGGACCCGCTTCGGGACGGGCGTAGCGTTGGAAACTTGCTTTGTCGCTAAAAACCAACGCGACCAACGGAAATTGTGGTTTGGGCAGATCCCATCCGTTGTTCTTCCAGAACGCATAAAAGCCCTTGTGCAGCTTCTCAAACAGCCCGGCACAGTATTCGACAAACGGAGCGTTGGCGTTGGAGACGACGATATAGTGTGCCGTTTGAAGGACACGGAAATCATCTCCCAGCGTTTCGAGTAATTGGGCGACCGCCGCTTCGGGGCTGGCGATTTCGACAGCTGTCGAATCTTGTTTGTGATCCTTGATCTCGTCGGACTGAATCATCCAGATCTGCCCGTCATTGGCTTGGAACAACCGCCCACCATCTTTGGCGACGACCAGCGTTTCGCCACAAACCTCGTACTGTTTCCCGTCCTGGACGAATTGAACGTGTTCCGACGCCACAACATTTCCACACGTCAGCACAGTGGATAGCAGTATCCAGAAGGCGACAGCGAAGGTCCAAGCGATCAAGTTTCGGTTGCGAAGCATGAGGTTCCGTTGGGGGTTGCGAATGGAGGGCCCTTCTATCATACGCTTAACGGCGCGCCATCGCAGAATACACGGCACGAAAAACGATCATCGTGGTGATGACGATTGTGCTGGAGATCAGGCATAGTCCCGATTCTTGGTAGCGAACACCGCTGTGCAGCAACCCGAAAACACGCCTGGCGACTGTGGACACTCCCGGTGGAAGCACCAATTCGGTTGCCGAAATCTCCCCCAGTGCTAACACTGCGGAAACGAAGCTGCAGATCGCCAAGGGACCGACGATTCGAGGCAGCTCGATCGATCGCAACCGCTGCCACCAGCCGGCCCCATCGACTCTTGCCGCCTCGTCGACGCGGCGGTCCGAAGCATAAAAGCTGCCCATGAGGATCATGCAGGACAGGGGGACGGATCGGTGCAATACCGCCAATCCTGCCGGAATCAGTGTGCGGTCGTACAGGTCGCCAAGCCATCCGATGCCAGTGTTGGCAAACAGCCACAGGATCCCGACGCTGATCACCGGTCCCGGAATGAACATCAGGAACAGGCAACCGATCGCGACGCTACGCAATCGGTAGCGACCCAACCACGCCAGCAGTGTGGCGAGGGGCAGCGTCATCACGATCACGGTCGCGGCCAACATCGCGGTCCAATAATACTCGGTCCGAAACATCCAAGTCGCCTGAACGATGGACTCCGTCGCTTGCGCCGCCGACCATCCCGCCTGCAGCTCACCATCGATTGCCGTCACCGTCCAACCGGCCTTGATCGCCAGGCTAGCCAATGGCAATAGAATCATCAACGTTGCCAGGAGCGTCAGGCTTGCGTGTGCGGCCACTTGCCCTGCCCCGCCGCCCGCCGAAAGCGAGGCTCGGACGCGGGCAGGCGTTCCGCCGATCGTGCGTTTGATTCGTCGACGGCCTAGAGCGGAGACCATCGCGATGCCGGTGCAGATACCGACGGGTAGCATCGTCGCCAGCAGGATCGGAGCTGGGTTCGGAGAGAGGGCGTACTGGAAGTAGACTTCGTCGGCGAGCGTTCGGAAGCCATACAGGTCGACAACGGAGATTTCTGTCGCCGCAATCAAGGCAACCCATAACCCACCGGACAATGTCATCAGGAACGTTCCTGGTAACGTGACTTGCAGAGCCGCCCGCACCGCTCCGGTCTCCAGTTGAGCCGCTTCCTCACCGGGCAGCGGTCCGCGCCGCAAAAAGAGACCGACGATCAACGCGACCCAGGCCGCTCCGGTGACCCCATGGATCCACGCAGACGCGACCAGGCCAGCGAAAAAGCTGCCGCGTGCTGCGACGCCCGACAGCGCCAGCCAGCCAAACTTGCCCAGCGTCGCCTCCCATGCCGCCGCGTGAATGAACAGAGGCAGCGAGATCGAAAGCACCGGAACCCAACGCCAAAGCGATCGCCCGCGGCGGAGAATCCGTTCGCTTACGTAGCCATAAGTCCAACCGATCAGGATTGCGATGGCTGTCGCAAACAGCATCAGCATCAGCGTGCGAAGAGTGGCTTGCAAAACGCGAGTGCCCGTTGAAGTGCCGTCGAGAAATGGCCGTCGTGCCACGGCGGAATGAGTTCACCGGCGATACGAAAAATGGCACGCCAGCGTCGGGCAAGGACGCAGCGTGCCATCTCGTATCGGCACCTAGCGAGAACCGCTCAGCGGTCCCCGAAGGGGACTACATCGTGTAGCCGTTCTTAAGGTCGGGCTTGACCATCCAATCGTACTTGTCTGTCCCCAGAACCTTCATGTCCTTGGCGTTCCAGCTGATCTTCTCGCCTTGCTTTTCGCCTTCGTCCGCCGCGAAGACAGCCAGGTTTCCGAGCAGGATCGTTTCGGTCAAAGGACCGGCGTAGTTCGGGAAGTTGCTCTTCGCTTCTTTACCCGTCTTGATCGCCATCGCCAATTCGCGGAAGTGGCCTGGCGATCGATCGTAATCGACGTCCTTCTTCTCCGCTCCGCCGAGCAATTCGAACGTGGCACCGTAATCGTTTGGCGAATACAGGCTGCCCTTGGATCCAACGACCAAGCAGCCGCTGCTGGACAAGCCCTTCTTCGCGAACGATTCCGAACCGGCGAACAGCGATTGCGCGGGCAGTTTGCCGCCGTCATACCAGTACAGTTGCGTTGCACCACGCCAATCGTTGGCGGGGAATTCAAACACGATCTGCGACCAGGACGGGTAGGTGACCTTGTTGTGGCCGCTGGTCGTCGCTTGCACGCTGGTCGGGTTTTGCAGATCGCATCCCATGTACGGCATGTTCAACGTATGGCAAGCCATGTCGCCCAACGCTCCGGTACCGAAGTCCCAGAAACCACGCCACTTAAATGGATGGTAAGCGCTGCTGTAAGGACGCTTTTCAGCGGGGCCAATCCATTCATCCCAGTGGATGAAGCTTGGCACTTCTTCCGCTGCGGGTTGACCGATGCCTTGTGGCCAAACCGGGCGGTTGGTCCAAACATGCACCTCTTTTACGTCGCCGACGACACCGGCTTTAATCATCGCAGCCGCTTCGCGAACGCCGCTGTTGGCGGTTCCTTGGTTGCCCATCTGAGTCTGGCATTTGTTTTCTGCAGCCAGTTCGCCCAGACGACGCGATTCCCAGATCGTGCGAGTCAATGGCTTTTGCGTGTAGCAGTGTTTGCCCAGTGCCAATGCAGCCGCAGTCGCTACGCCGTGGCAGTGGTCGGGCGTGCTGACGGTCACTGCGTCGATGTTCTTGTTGTTTTCATCGAGCATCTTGCGGAAGTCGAAATACTTCGAAGCGTCGGTGAAGCGTTCGCCCGCTTTGTTCAATCGCTCTTCGTCGATGTCGCAGATCGCCACGACTTTGCCCGCCTTGCCCGCGTCGGCCGAATCGCTCGATCCCTTGCCGCCGACACCGATGCACGCAAACCGGATCTCTTCGTTCGCAGCCAAGCTCTCCTTGGGGGCGATGCCTCCAGCAACCCAGTAGCCTGCGCTGGCGACGGTGGTGGCTTTCAGGAAAGTTCGACGTGAATTATTTGTTTTCATAGACAGTCTCCAGTTCAAGGTGGGAATCGCACGGGTTGATCGGTCAACACGGAATTGACACGTTCATGGTCGGATCTTTGCGCCGTTGTGGAAATGCCCAAATTTCGGCGTTCCCGTATGTTACGGTGGCTGTCGCTGCCACACACGGTGCAACATGGGAAATTTATTCCGGCTATAGGATAGCTGGGAAGCGGGCGAGCATCAAATAGTTCAGTGCTAGCGATCTTACCGGCAGCCATCCCAAGACTCACGAGGCTCCTATCCATCCGCCGATAATGAGCAACAGTTGCGGATCATTCTTTCAACCCAGGAGCTTTAACCGTGTGGCGTTCGCTATTCTTAGCGCTGGGCATCATGCTCACCGTCGTCGGTGCGGAGTGCCTGGTGATCGACAGTGCATCTCTGCATGCCGCTAGCGAAAAACCTAGCGGTTCCTTCCTCGCGGCGGCTCCAACGGGCCCCTCGACGCGAAACTTCACCCCCTCGGAATGGTTTCCTTGGTCGATGATGGGGGCGGGAACACTGACCGTCCTCTACGCCCTCACGCTTCGCCGTTCGGCTCCAGCGGAGGGCTAGACCCCGTCGGATTTTTTTCTCCGCATTTTTTCCGTTAACGACAGCCAAAAAGGGTTGTCGGGCGGGAATTCCCGGTCGTCGCGCCCGCCGCTATAAAAAGTTTTGCGGCAGCGTCTCGCCTCGGCGATCGCGATCGGTCCATTGCATTGGACTATTGGGTGGAGTCATCAGCAGATAAGCGTCGTCTTGGTAGCTCAACCGCCAATGCAACTGCGACTGCATCGCGTCGACGATCGGCGATCCCACGGGGACCACGACCGCGTCGCTGGGATAGCGATCGAGCATTTGTTCCCACCCCGGTTCGCCGCGATAGAACGCGCGGTGCTCGTCGAGCAGCTCGGGCGGATAACCGACTTCATATCGTCCATCGATGCTGATCAAGACGTCCGGATACATGTGCCACATCACGTAGGCACCCGCCCCAAAGGGCAACTGCACGCGTCCGCGGAAGTGATTCTCTTTGAGGTATTCGACGACCCCCACCGGCTGATTTCCGGTCCCCATCTCCGCCGACTGAACCGGCAACACGGTGTACCAACCGCCGACATAGAAAAAGTAAGTCAGGCTTCCCACGATCGCGGCGACCGCGCTTCGCTGGACACCTCGCTGGTGTTGGCAGATCCAAGCCTGGATCGCCGGACCCATTTTGCAACGTGACAGCAACGGTGGTGCGTAACACATCCAAACCACGCCGTAGATTGAACCGTGGCGAATGTGCCGCATCGCGAGATAAGCGGTCACGATCAAAGAGAGCGTTCCGATCGCGCGACGCCAACCCAGTTGAACCACAGCGACGGTCGTCAGCACAATCGTCAACAGATAGCTGAGCAGCGTCAGCCCTGGATTGTAAGTTGTCCACAGCGGCCCCCATTCGGCGATCTCGGGACGCGGCATGCGAACCGCATGCAAGACGTACGGAGCGTACTGGGCGCCATAGGGCGTCAGCCCCAACGTGGCCGCGGCGGCGATCAATAGCCCAACGCGGTGCCAGTAGCGATGGACGAGGCGTTTCATCAGCCATTGCCTCTGCCTGAGCCGTCCCTGTCGCCATTGGTTCACGAGATCGGCAGCCACGCGTTCGAAGGTGTCGATCGCCAACAATCCCGCACCGACCAAAAAGCCGGCGTGAATGTTGACCCACACGATCCACAACGGAAGCAACATCAAAACCCAACCGCGTCGGCCGCGGCGGTCTTCATCGACCAACCGCAACTGTACCGCGGTGAACAACAGCGTGACCAGTTGAGCCCGCAGCGTCCCGAATCCGACCCAAGCGATCGGCAGAATCAAGAGTGCTGCCAACGCAAAGACGATCGGGCTGGCGCCGCGCCGGCGAGCGGTCATGTAGGTCGCCGAAACGATTCCCAGGATCAACATCCATCGTAGGATTGTCAGTCCCATCAGGCCCCAGCCTGTGGAAACGCAGAACCCGTACAACAACAAGCCCATCGCCCATTCATGATGGACCGACGGATAGACCGTCGGGGTGAAAGCAAACGGGTTGTCCAACGGCAATTCGCCACGGAACATCGCTTCGCGGACGAGCGCCAATTCGTGATACATATCGTGCATCACAAAATTCATCTGCGCAATCCAAGCGGCAAACAAACATCCCGCCGCCGCTAACAGCAGCAACGCGAGACGCTTGGCGGATGGATCGGGCAGAGAACGCGGGGCGGTTTGCATAGCAGAGATCTTGCGAGGCGAAAAACACACCGCGAAATCCCCATGGACGCCGGTGTGATGAACCCTAGCACGAAGCTTGCCTGGGGCTGCGGGATGCTGATCGCAGACCGCTGCTTTTCCCTAGAATTTGCTTGCCGATCGGTCTTCCGACGACGATCGCTCGCGATGTTCGGTCGCCGCGGAATTTGTTAAAGCTGAAGGGGTCGACGACTTCGCGTGGCACAACCGATGGAATCGATTTAATCCGCAGTCTTCAACATCCGGCTCGCTCAGCGCCGATACTTCGCGATCGCCTCAGGCAGCGGATAGGAAGTGATGTCTCCCTCGGGGCCTTGCGCTTCGATCTCACGCAATCGCTCGAACCCACGGCTGACCAAAGTCTCACGCTGCT from Rosistilla carotiformis includes the following:
- a CDS encoding carbohydrate porin produces the protein MNHCLAFKIVVRACLACLLFASTAQAGGWGETYESMQENGYSFTGNLTQFGFGVVGGGNEYEDDSLLYSGHGDYLLNVDASQFGLQEGLFFRLRAEHRFGEQLNPENTGSVMPPTIASHLPAETENLYITNLVVTQALSENFALFMGKFDTLDGDRNDFAHGRGVSQFSNLALVTNPAAIVASPYSSLGAGFAILHDHEPLFVFTVMNPTDTTRTSGFDELFNDGVLLTAGLRVPTHFFGKLGHQSFTALYSTQHFSELVPDPRASLSGPGQDVTIDLTNEQNGTYAFLYNFDQYLCRDRQGRGFGLFGRVGVGDQSVNPMRLFLSAGIGGHNMLSRSRRNDSFGAGYYYLDATKDEALLADIARDAEPLRDGQGLELYYNFNICSFMDLTFDYQLIDSVADLNVFDDPTSILGARLNIRL
- a CDS encoding MFS transporter, producing MKSNLIKRGFLSLLAAQFLGAMNDNVLKMLLTFMVIDGAWAGMLGDGGQGIVGICFTIPFILLSGYGGQIADRYSKREVTLWVKIAEVPIALIAMVGFYLGNLWITLLALVALTCQSSFFGPAKYGMIPELVDDTDLSRANGTINMMTNVAVIVGTLLGGVVADRYSPQDASLTPIQWLPGAALLAIAIVGLISAIFMPRLEPGDRSMKFDWNPFSTYLGSIQEMAQSRFLMVMLAWGYFYLLAGLALLILPEYTVVLGIDRTEASVLLGVMGVAIGVGCAVAGLISGHQINPKLVPVGAAGLVFFFLLLAFVTPTLPDMGPMVRVALSNTAGFVFGAGFFAGFYIIPLQSLLQKLSPDNERGRFLGTANALSFTFLTIASLMYWAIRPLFGDQPQRIFAVCAAMMAAGAAFFLWRLRGTGILIGSKPTDVESPTAAEAVE
- a CDS encoding acyl-CoA desaturase; this encodes MATVVDDAFDLAEQTGIDASEVAKSKKQKAPNLAREERTIVNTYSIIWLVAAHIGAIFAIWTFSWPALIATVALHWITGGLGICLGYHRYLTHTGFQSHRWVKYMFAVIGSLAGEGSPLDWVADHRKHHAESDQPGDPHSPNDGAWWSHMFWLVYSTHNGDREAYFKRWIPDLASDPGMRLIEKLFLPLNFAMGGALAIGGYLYGGTEMAISMVVWGMFLRLVFVLHSTWLVNSASHMWGYRNYETTDKSRNNWWVALVTYGEGWHNNHHAYPRMAKHGHKWWEIDLTYMAIKAMQKVGLIWKVVDYRNVAEKNAKLGQ
- a CDS encoding DUF1570 domain-containing protein — encoded protein: MLRNRNLIAWTFAVAFWILLSTVLTCGNVVASEHVQFVQDGKQYEVCGETLVVAKDGGRLFQANDGQIWMIQSDEIKDHKQDSTAVEIASPEAAVAQLLETLGDDFRVLQTAHYIVVSNANAPFVEYCAGLFEKLHKGFYAFWKNNGWDLPKPQFPLVALVFSDKASFQRYARPEAGPGAETIIGYYNLKTNRITTYDIGEGAGVRAGGFLVDRNIATIVHEATHQLAYNCGLQKRYADNPFWVSEGMAVFFESPDLKRGDGWREIGRINEVNRLRFAQYLPNRPANSLITLLQDDTRLTNTATAASAYAEAWALTYFLVKTKPKQYVAYLKQLSEGDYLDSLGPRERVQMFRDTFGDLETLDRQFIAYMRRFVLRR
- a CDS encoding ABC transporter permease; this translates as MQATLRTLMLMLFATAIAILIGWTYGYVSERILRRGRSLWRWVPVLSISLPLFIHAAAWEATLGKFGWLALSGVAARGSFFAGLVASAWIHGVTGAAWVALIVGLFLRRGPLPGEEAAQLETGAVRAALQVTLPGTFLMTLSGGLWVALIAATEISVVDLYGFRTLADEVYFQYALSPNPAPILLATMLPVGICTGIAMVSALGRRRIKRTIGGTPARVRASLSAGGGAGQVAAHASLTLLATLMILLPLASLAIKAGWTVTAIDGELQAGWSAAQATESIVQATWMFRTEYYWTAMLAATVIVMTLPLATLLAWLGRYRLRSVAIGCLFLMFIPGPVISVGILWLFANTGIGWLGDLYDRTLIPAGLAVLHRSVPLSCMILMGSFYASDRRVDEAARVDGAGWWQRLRSIELPRIVGPLAICSFVSAVLALGEISATELVLPPGVSTVARRVFGLLHSGVRYQESGLCLISSTIVITTMIVFRAVYSAMARR
- a CDS encoding Gfo/Idh/MocA family protein, producing MKTNNSRRTFLKATTVASAGYWVAGGIAPKESLAANEEIRFACIGVGGKGSSDSADAGKAGKVVAICDIDEERLNKAGERFTDASKYFDFRKMLDENNKNIDAVTVSTPDHCHGVATAAALALGKHCYTQKPLTRTIWESRRLGELAAENKCQTQMGNQGTANSGVREAAAMIKAGVVGDVKEVHVWTNRPVWPQGIGQPAAEEVPSFIHWDEWIGPAEKRPYSSAYHPFKWRGFWDFGTGALGDMACHTLNMPYMGCDLQNPTSVQATTSGHNKVTYPSWSQIVFEFPANDWRGATQLYWYDGGKLPAQSLFAGSESFAKKGLSSSGCLVVGSKGSLYSPNDYGATFELLGGAEKKDVDYDRSPGHFRELAMAIKTGKEAKSNFPNYAGPLTETILLGNLAVFAADEGEKQGEKISWNAKDMKVLGTDKYDWMVKPDLKNGYTM